A genomic region of Gossypium hirsutum isolate 1008001.06 chromosome D01, Gossypium_hirsutum_v2.1, whole genome shotgun sequence contains the following coding sequences:
- the LOC107921457 gene encoding bZIP transcription factor 27 — protein MEEVWGDITLASLNDHPAVTPTANPPSFPSVILQDFLAIPINKEMPPTARSGCGTSLTEEITLFGSLPPTPATLFTLNARSIASAAVKAPAPSFPSSCRKKGQENGENSDDPRHKRKIKNRESAARSRARKQAYTNELELEVARLLEENVKLRRQQDKLLASPRQIPKRNTLCRTLTAPF, from the exons ATGGAGGAAGTTTGGGGAGATATTACCCTAGCTTCTCTAAATGATCACCCAGCAGTCACTCCCACTGCCAACCCCCCTTCCTTTCCTAGCGTGATCCTTCAAGACTTTTTGGCTATACCCATCAACAAAGAAATGCCTCCAACAGCAAGATCAGGTTGTGGCACATCCCTGACTGAAGAAATCACCCTTTTTGGGTCTCTACCACCCACTCCTGCCACTTTGTTCACCTTGAATGCAAGATCCATCGCAAGTGCGGCAGTCAAAGCTCCTGCTCCATCTTTCCCTTCTTCTTGCAGAAAAAAGGGTCAAGAAAATGGAGAAAACTCTGATGATCCACGGCATAAGCGCAAAATTAAGAATAGAGAATCCGCTGCTCGGTCAAGAGCAAGAAAACAG GCTTACACAAATGAGTTAGAGCTTGAAGTTGCTCGTTTACTGGAAGAAAATGTTAAGCTTAGAAGGCAACAAGACAAG TTACTGGCATCCCCACGTCAGATTCCAAAAAGGAATACTCTATGTAGAACTTTAACAGCGCCCTTTTGA
- the LOC107921698 gene encoding uncharacterized protein: MKAGHVFVEDVKDTMVANRRMAMSMNVEVYSRHLETCRVTKTINRRPGIPPRSYGVDLRNRRCDCRRFQTLHYPCVHVVASSAKVLLNVEQFIDDVYTLEHTLRVWENKFPVLPDLSTWEVPSTTFKLVPDKGLRRNPKGHPQSSIIHNEIDIREKSDSKHCELCRLACHN, from the coding sequence ATGAAGGCgggacacgtgtttgtcgaaGATGTCAAGGATACAATGGTTGCAAACCGTCGGATGGCGATGTCGATgaatgtagaagtatattcacgacATCTTGAAACATGTCGAGTTACGAAGACCATCAATCGTCGGCCtggtataccacctaggtcctatggagttgatctTCGAAACAGACGGTGCGATTGCAGAAGgttccaaacacttcattatccatgtgtGCATGTCGTGGCATCGAGTGCTAAAGTCTTACTCAATGTTGAACAATTTATCGATGATGTGTACACCCTAGAGCACACGTTACGTGTCTGGGAGAATAAATTCCCCGTCTTGCCTGACCTGTCTACGTGGGAGGTGCCTTCGACGACTTTCAAGCTTGTCCCAGACAAAGGGTTGCGAAGGAATCCAAAAGGTCATCCGCAATCATCTATAATCCATAATGAAAtagacattagggagaaatctgaTAGTAAGCATTGTGAATTATGCAGATTAGCTTGTCATAATTGA